Part of the Mycolicibacterium mageritense genome is shown below.
TGCAGCTCAAGGCCCGCTACGAGGGGCTGGCAACGCCGGTGTACGGCCTGCAGGAGGTCCATCACCTGAGCTGACGACCACACGACATGGCGCCCCGAACGTGATTTCCCCACTCCGTTCGGGGCGCCCGCGTGTGTGCGGGTATACAGCAAGGGTGCGTCGATGGATGTGGGGTCTGGCCGTGCTGCTGGTCGTCGTGGTGACGGCGGTCGCGAGCGGTTACCGGCTCTCCAATTCCAGGAGCTTCCAATTGGCCGGCACCCTGGTGGACCGGGTGCAGACCTCCGACAAGGTGGTTGCGCTGACGCTCGATGACGGCCCGACCGCCGAGACACCCGAGATACTACGGATTCTCGCCGCGGCCAGGGTGCCGGCAACGTTCTACCTGACCGGCCGGGAGCTGACCGAGGCGCCTGAGCACGGAGTGTCCATCGCGGCGGCCGGGCACGAGATCGGCAACCACAGTTACTCGCACCGGCGCATGGTGCTGATGTCACCGGCAACCGTCGCCGACGAGATCGAACACACCGACACCGCGATCCGGGCCACGGGCTATCAGGGCCCCATCACGTTCCGGCCGCCGTACGGCAAGAAGCTGTGGGCACTGCCCCACTACTTGGCCGGCCATGGCCGTACCACCGTCACATGGGACGTCGAACCCGACTCCCCGACCGCGGCTGACGCCGACACCATCGTCTCGCAGACAGTCGACGCGGTACGGCCCGGTTCGATCATCCTGTTGCACGTCATGTACCCGAGCCGGGCTGCGTCGCGAGCCGCCATCCCCCGGATCGTCGACGAATTGCGTTCCGACGGCTACCGATTCGTCACCGTCTCGGAGCTGCTGAGCCGCCATGGCTGAGTTGCTGCACGGGCTGGCACCGATCGTCGGAGCACGGGCCCGCGTGCTGATCCTGGGCAACATGCCCAGCGTGATGTCCTTGGCCGCGCACGAGTACTACGGCAATCCGCGCAATGCGTTCTGGCGTATCACGGGCGAGATCTTCGGCTTCGACGCCGGGGCGCCGTATCCCGAACGGGTGGCATCGCTGCACGGCCACGGCGTCGCCGTGTGGGACGTGTTGCGCTCGTGCCGCCGCATCGGCAGCCTGGACTCCGCGGTCCAGCGGGACAGCATGGTGCCCAACGACTTTGCCTCGTTCTTCGCTGAACACCCGACCGTCGCGCGGGTGCTCTTCAACGGCGCCGCTGCGGAGACCAACTTCCGCCGGCTGGTCGGCGTCGGGCACCTTCCGACGGTGCGGCTCCCCTCGACCAGCCCCGCGCAGACCATGCGGTACGCGGACAAGCTCAGGGCGTGGCGGAGCCAGCTGAGCAGTTAGGCGATGCCGTCGACGATGTTCTTGGCCTCGCGCAGCCCCAGCCCGGTCTCGTCGCGCAGCAGCTTGATGGCGGCAATCTTGTTGCCCTGCACCGCGAGTTGGCGCACCATGTCGCTCGCGACCGTCTCTCCGGATGGCGAGGGTCGCGGCGCAATGCCCGCGGCCCGTTCCAGGATTGCGATGCGCCGTTCCAGGGCCTCGATCCGCCGCCGGAGATCGTCATCGGAGCCACCAAAGAGTGCCATGGGGACCAGTCTGCCTCACGACGTCGCGACAAGACCGGTTCGGCACCGAGTCACGCCCCGTGCCTGCTGGCGTACTCCCCCGGTGTGCAGCCCAGCATGGACCGGAAGTCGTTGCTGAAATGGGCCTGGTCGTACCAGCCGAGACGCACTGCCAGATCGGCGAAATCGGTGTCGGGCCTGCTCTCGATTTCGAGCGCGGCCTGCTGCAACCGGTACCGGCACAGCACCCACTTCACGGGGACGCCGACGTAGCGCCGGAACACACGTTGTGTGGTGCGGACGCTCCACGGCGCATGGTCCATCACCTGTTCGACGCGGTGCAGAGAGCCGTCGTCACGCATCCGCTCGAGCAACGGAACGAGACGTTGATACGTCGGGTCGAGCGAACCGGTGTACGCCCCGATGGCGGATTCCAAACCAGCCCGCACGGCGTCGACATCGTCACCGAGAACGAGTGGCGCCCCGAACAATTGATCGTCGACAGGTTCCACGCGCCCGGTCATGGCTGCGGCGTCGCCGCCGAAGCGCGCGGTGAACCCGCCGGGCAGAAACCTCGCGCCGACCACGGCGCCGCGCCCCTCGATGGCGATCCGGAACACCCGCGGTACCACCCCGTGCACGAGCGTGCTGGGTAGCGGATGGCCGTGGCGGACACCGTCATCGCCCCATTCCCTGGTGATGTGCATGGCCGGGAAGGTGATCACGGTGTTGTCGAACGGTTCCTGGCCCGTCCGATCCCAGCTGACCGACCAGAGATGTTCGACGAAGCGGGCGGCTTCGGCCGCAGGCATCCAGCGTTGCAGCGTGAATTCCGCGGCGCTGCCGGCCCGGCCGACCACGCCGCGCACTGGCGCGTTTTTCCAAGCGGGCATCACCCCAAGGCTACGAAACTGGCGGACATGAGCGTCACACCGATTCCCGAGGGCTACACGAGCCTGACCCCGTTCCTGTGCATCGACGGCGCCGCGGCGGCCATCGACTTCTACGAGAAGGTGTTCGGCGCCACGTTGGTCAGCAGAATGGACGGACCGGACGGCACCGTCGCGCACGCTGAACTCGACTTCGGCACCGGGCGTCTCCAACTGGGTGATCCACAGGATGCCTACCAGCTGGCCGCACCCGACAAGGACGCGTTCGCCACCGGATCGATCGCGTTCTACTGTGCCGACGCCGACGCCGTGGTGGCACGTGCCGAAGCGGCAGGCGCCACCATCCGCGAGCCGATC
Proteins encoded:
- a CDS encoding polysaccharide deacetylase family protein; the protein is MRRWMWGLAVLLVVVVTAVASGYRLSNSRSFQLAGTLVDRVQTSDKVVALTLDDGPTAETPEILRILAAARVPATFYLTGRELTEAPEHGVSIAAAGHEIGNHSYSHRRMVLMSPATVADEIEHTDTAIRATGYQGPITFRPPYGKKLWALPHYLAGHGRTTVTWDVEPDSPTAADADTIVSQTVDAVRPGSIILLHVMYPSRAASRAAIPRIVDELRSDGYRFVTVSELLSRHG
- a CDS encoding DNA-deoxyinosine glycosylase, translating into MAELLHGLAPIVGARARVLILGNMPSVMSLAAHEYYGNPRNAFWRITGEIFGFDAGAPYPERVASLHGHGVAVWDVLRSCRRIGSLDSAVQRDSMVPNDFASFFAEHPTVARVLFNGAAAETNFRRLVGVGHLPTVRLPSTSPAQTMRYADKLRAWRSQLSS
- a CDS encoding ribosomal protein L7/L12; this encodes MALFGGSDDDLRRRIEALERRIAILERAAGIAPRPSPSGETVASDMVRQLAVQGNKIAAIKLLRDETGLGLREAKNIVDGIA
- a CDS encoding AraC family transcriptional regulator, which produces MPAWKNAPVRGVVGRAGSAAEFTLQRWMPAAEAARFVEHLWSVSWDRTGQEPFDNTVITFPAMHITREWGDDGVRHGHPLPSTLVHGVVPRVFRIAIEGRGAVVGARFLPGGFTARFGGDAAAMTGRVEPVDDQLFGAPLVLGDDVDAVRAGLESAIGAYTGSLDPTYQRLVPLLERMRDDGSLHRVEQVMDHAPWSVRTTQRVFRRYVGVPVKWVLCRYRLQQAALEIESRPDTDFADLAVRLGWYDQAHFSNDFRSMLGCTPGEYASRHGA
- a CDS encoding VOC family protein is translated as MSVTPIPEGYTSLTPFLCIDGAAAAIDFYEKVFGATLVSRMDGPDGTVAHAELDFGTGRLQLGDPQDAYQLAAPDKDAFATGSIAFYCADADAVVARAEAAGATIREPIQTFVTGDRFASIIDPFGRRWTVMTRVEDITPEEQERRLAEWASSQ